tatttcacgagctcgttagtcgattgctccgagctcgttgggggattaccgggagctcgccatatgctcgctttacgagtttcggatctttggtggagactggaccttccttgacgaggtcgtccgggccttcttggccttgggtgattgggccggtctatcggatcgagtctggcccatgcagggtgatgcgggaaatacatataacaatgtCTTTTGTACATCTTAATATTGCTTGACAATATCGTATTAATAACAAACAAATTTGATATCTTATTTGCATTAACAAGAGTAAGAATGTTGCACAAGTCAGAAAATAAAGATGAATCGAGTTTGCTGTACACAGGACAGGGCCTTATCCGTTTCTTAGggcccaatatatatatatatatatacatatacgtaTACACACGAAGCAGCCATCCATCCCAGAGGGATTAATAAGCTCGCAATTTGCATGAGTTGGGTTTCCATCTCAAGTTCCGCTATCaatgttttgggctcacttttTAAGAGATTCACTGCGCTGCACTATTTACTGGGTCTGGAGTATCCAATCTATGTAGTATGTAcccaaaattgattttaattgaatttttaactgTATACATATGCATGCACCCAAATTAAATTCTATGTTTATTGTCACTTTCATATCGCCCTCTCCCTATTACTATTACTAGCTAAATTCATTTGATATTTTAGGTTAACTTAATTGAGTCATTAATTACTTAGTGAATAAGataataatgaattaatatatgattgaataacatattattattaactaacTAGATATCTTTTGACTGGAACAATTCCAAGTCATTGTTAATTCATGATTCATGAATATATTCTCTCCCCGCTTGATTCTTGTATATCGTCATTATCGTGATCTAAGACTAAGTCCCTCGTGTTTCTATCTCCATAAGAAGTGATTGCAAacgaattttcttttttttttttttatatatctgtTGATTAAAACAATACTTTTGAAAGAAGTCATTGTTAGTACATGATTCATGAATATATTCTCTGCTCACTTGATTCTTGTATATCGTCGTTATCATAATCTAAGACTAAactctttcatgtttctctttcCATAAGAAGTGATagcaaatgaattttttttttaaatattttcaccCAGTAGACTAATTAAGATTCTTTCTTTTTAGGCATGTAATCCAAGCTTCATACGTGCTTGATTGAATCCATCACAAATGAAATATTGGGTCTTTCAAATTTTGTTTCATATACATCCATATATGTTGacggagaagaagaggaggagtaGGAGGCACCTCCATCTCCATGCTAATTGCTAGAAATAAATCGAACCATTTGCCTAGATtatatgaaagaaagaaaattatttgacTAGGAAATAGGTTACAAATTCGATATTTGACTTAGGCAAATGCCAAAGACTCACATGTGATTTATTTTCTCTGACGAAATTGAAAACACGAGCAATATGTAACTATACAAAAGCAATaagtccaaaaaaaaaaaaaaaaaactatttgaaTATACCATACATAACTATGAATACCAGCATTTTGTCACCCCGTTATTTGGTCTGTAAGCACTAAAAGTAAAATGCGCGTCAACTCACTGCCTTATTCCTCACTCTTCCCCTTTGGGGGCCAAATGAAtactttaaagaaaaaaataaaaaaagaaaggaaaaagaataccTAAAAGCAACTAATTATTCTGTGAAGGCAATAATTTGACCAAATCCGCATTATCTTAATCCCTTCCTTTTATTCAAGAGAGAttcaaaggaaacaaaaaaaaaaaaaaaaaaagcgcaATTGTAGGAGGTAATAAATTAATACAGAGATTTAGAAATTAATACAAAAGgtaatcattctaatccttaaaatttaagaaatacgTACCATGTAATTAAGaataccattttctttatcGAAAGTAAAAAGATGAGCAAACCTAGCTAGTTAGTTTACCATGCTTGCATTACCATGGATACGAAGGTTTTCCATTAATGCTTGCATTAGCAGCAGCATCAGAACTGCATTAGTACGTATCAACTTAATTAATTGTGTGCTTGTTTATCTTTCCTTTCTCCAGTCAAATATTGGAGATCAGACGGTGCTTAAAATCCCGAAGACCAGCTTTCTTTGCTGCCGAACTCACACTTTGAAAGCATAAAGGTGAACGCTGGGTACCGCACtaattaactatatatatggTATTAAGCATGTTGGATTACAATTCcttcacaaaaaattaaaaaagttaataagcttttcattttaaattagcTGAAGACTAGACTCGAATGAGATGCCTACTACTATACATGCATTTTAATTAATCTAGCTTCCAGAACATGTTAAAATATAACAAACACCTAATTCATTATATATACTGTTGAATTAATTATAATACACTACAAGGAAAACGTATGAGCTTGGGCGAGGTCGATGGGGAACGGTGGAAAGCTCATAGGGTGAAGCGTCCACTCACAGATCGACAAGTACCCAACTAGCTAGCTTTCCccaagagaagaaaatagaaacaGGGAATTAATTAATGGAGAATATTTCACTTGGGACCACATCAAAAGCCAAcctttatacacacacacatatgtatatatatatatatatcctgttttattgtttgtttaatATGGCAGTACTGGAAGAGTGGTCTCTCTGTTTCTGGGTGCGTATATAATCCCTTCATATCCCACAAATTTGCTTCACTGCAGTGTTGCTCCATCTTAATTAGTTCTAGATATCTTAAtaacttcaaaaattaatttctttccttatatatatatatatgagtctAAAATCGTTGTCAATGGATCATGGCAAAGACAGGTGTGGTAGCTACGGAGTTGATCAAAGCGAAATAGAGGAGATAATGCAAGTGAGGAAAGGTCCATGGACACGAGAAGAGGACCAGAAGCTCATCGATGGCATTGCCATCCATGGTCCCCGACGCTGGAGCTACCTTGCTATCTGTGCAGGTTCCTCGCCTACCTAACCTACTAGCTATACGTATATAGCTTGAGCCTCGATGTTCATGTTTAAATttgcatatataataataatatattaataggTCTGAAGCGAACTGGGAAAAGCTGCAGATTAAGATGGCTGAACTACCTGCATCCGGACGTCAAACACGGCAACCTCACTCTCCAAGAGCAGCTACTCGTTCTCGATCTCCACTCTCGTTGGGGAAATAGgtacttaaatatatatgtatgtatatattttatttatcgcTAAATTACAAGTCCGAGGATTATATATACTTGGTcatagtaattattaatttgttgaACAATTAATAATGGACAAGCTGCAGGTGGTCGATGATAGCTCAGCAGCTTCCAGGAAGGACGGACAACGAGATCAAGAACTACTGGAGAACGAGAGTTCAGAAGATAGCCAAGCGACTAAATTGCGATGTAAACAGCACTGAATTCAGAGGCACAATTCACCATTTTTGTCAACCCAGATTGGTGGAGCAACTCCGAGGAGCCGCCGCGCCCGCCTCTCCCCAATATTCCAATTTCGTCACTCAGCCCCCGCCTGCTACCACCACCCCCTCCGCCGGCAATGGTGGCATCATCAAAGCTGGCCTCCCTCCGGTTGACTCAAACTCCAACCCCGTCGGAATTATCAATTCATCGGATGCTTCACCGGAGGCCCGCAGCATCGCTCTGCCGGCATCATCAAACCTGACTACTTCGCACGATCATCAAGTTCCGGGCAGTAATTGGTGGCAAGATTGTTTGTCACAAGATGGGTCGTTTATAGATCTGATGAGTACGGAATATTACTCTGCCGGAGGATGCTATGAATACATGAGTTATGCTAACGAAATGGCGGCGCCGGAGCAAAGCAAGGAATGGAGGTTAGATGGTGGAGACGAGGACGACTCAGACTTCACCTTGATCAGCAATGAGGGTATCTGGCCCGTGCATGATGCAGATTTATCAccatatttaatataattactTGACGAGATCCAGTTAACGGGCTCCTTCAATTTGCTTTGCCTGATGATCCATtatccatgtatatatatatatatatgtgtgtgtgcgcgcgcgcgcattTTAAGACGTACGTACGTGCGTACGGCGAAGGGGTTCGCCAGGCCTCTATTTATGTCTATGCCTTTCTGTCGACATGTACGTACCCAAACACAAAATGACAAAATGTTGTAGTTTGCGTTTACAGTTCTCACGCAAGGAAAATGCTAGAAAGCCGACTCAGTTACCGATGACTTTATCAAAAAGAGGTAAAAAGTTAATTTTGTCCCATGCTCTACTTTTTTCCTATCCCTCCCATGGATTCCCCTTGCTCTGGTGCGTCTCCTCTGTTATGGTCGCAAACTTGTCTCGTCACCACGCCTCATCTACATCGCCTCTTTGCCATGGTCGTCTCGTCTCACCCTCGCCGACAGGTGCTGCATCAATTGTCGGCGAAGGCGAGTCGAGGCAAGACGAGGCGGCCATGGCAGAGAGGCGACAGCGACGAGCCGAGGTAGAGGAGACGCACCAGAGAAAGGGGCAGTGGCTCgctttgtaaatttacaaagcAGACAGGGGAAAAATCATCTTTTTTGCCCCTTTCTATGAGCCGCTCAGTAGGCCCGTTGGGCTCTGTAGAACGACTCCTCactaaaaagagaaaaacttgTGCGGGTACGGGTTAGGTACAAGGGACAATGTCCACTGTCTATACCcgacccatatatatatatattaataaataatatttttatttaatattaaataagtgtatatatatggtGGATATACTTTAAATAGATAGACTACTAAACTTGGGAAATGTTTAACTCAATTCGATAGCTTCCACTAATATCCAAACaaccaaatataaaataattttgaactAATAAATTTACTATAATCAATCATATATTATgtccaaattaaatttattataagatATTCAttagtgaaaaattaaatttctagtaACGTTATATGCGATCTCCGGAAATCAATTGACGGGCTGGGCCCGGCCCAGCAGAACGACCCGAATCACCTAAGGCCCAGCAGAGCGGCCCAAACTCCCCAGAAGCCCGCCAGACCCGAAGACCGAAAGCCATCAGTGCGGAGTCCCATTCCTTCGGGACCAGAAGCCAGATCGCTGATGCCAGCGAGCTCACTTTAAGCGAGCTCGCTCAGACGAACTCCAAACATCACGACTCAGCTCGCCGAGATATACGCCTAGATCAGACGGCTGGAAGATCGCGAGATAATCGGAAGCGATAGACACTTACATATCGAAAGCAATCCAAATCCTTGAAGACAAGGGACCTATCCCTGATAATCCGAAACCAATAAGGAAAGCGCTGTCAACAGAATAGACTTCTTCCATACTTAGGACTAATTCGCATTGTAAGCTACCCTACTCTATATATAGAAGAGGGGACGCCATTGTAAAGGGAGGAATCATCAGAAaatacatactgttactctgctagaataaccagagaacggtcgtggactaggcatcattctggccgaaccatGTAAAAGTCCTGTGTGTGTTTCTTATCTGTTTCAGTCTTCTATTCCTTGCCTTTTTGGTACCCGTTATCACGTTGTGGGCTCTCGAACTCCGGTTGACCGTTTCCGTACGTCAACAAGTAACAAATTAAAAAGAGTATTTtataatacttataattttcaaaatgaaaattattttcatgtattttacTATAAAGATTCGATACAATACTGTTGTGACACAAGGATCGAGAGTAAGGAAATTAAggatttttaaggaaaaataaaaataaaatcaaagcTAGCGCCAAGCCTTATGGCCGGCTTGTGCCC
This genomic stretch from Diospyros lotus cultivar Yz01 chromosome 1, ASM1463336v1, whole genome shotgun sequence harbors:
- the LOC127808464 gene encoding myb-related protein 305-like yields the protein MQVRKGPWTREEDQKLIDGIAIHGPRRWSYLAICAGLKRTGKSCRLRWLNYLHPDVKHGNLTLQEQLLVLDLHSRWGNRWSMIAQQLPGRTDNEIKNYWRTRVQKIAKRLNCDVNSTEFRGTIHHFCQPRLVEQLRGAAAPASPQYSNFVTQPPPATTTPSAGNGGIIKAGLPPVDSNSNPVGIINSSDASPEARSIALPASSNLTTSHDHQVPGSNWWQDCLSQDGSFIDLMSTEYYSAGGCYEYMSYANEMAAPEQSKEWRLDGGDEDDSDFTLISNEGIWPVHDADLSPYLI